AAGTATCAAAAGTTAAAGTACTAATTGTCTAACAAAATGCCCCATCGTTATGTTAaagaattatttttatttttgtttagcaCTTTAATGTTTTGGATAGTTGAGGTGGACTTCATTTGAACTACTTTATATACTGCTAACATATAGCAATGCATCATATTTCATTGCTGATTTATTCTCTACTGATTTAGTAAGTGATTAATTTACCCTTTATTTAAATTGTACTGTATTTTAGTCCATTTATTTTCCATCACTGACGTGGGAAGTCTTAATGCTGCAGCACACACTGGCCTCAGCTTTGTGGCAGTTCATTCCTGTCACACTGGTTTTCTCAGTTTGGTGTTGCAGAGCTTGACTGAGCCCTGACTTAGACCCACAGGCCTGACTCGCTTGAGACTTGGatcgattaaatatatctcttgttctgcctgttttgtgatatacatgcctaaaaggcgcctaatatttctagactgaaataatatcggcattataattattataactatgaggatttttttagttgcctattttgtggagccccctcaagactcggtgccctacgcgcagcgcgtcgtgcgcgttatgggagcggcgggactgcaaacaacgctatggagaacacaagagccaccacacatttctggaccgaagagcagacataatttatgcttaatgtattgaaggagttgaacatactaaagttcatggttctttctcgaaatgttgatgttggttgttggttgttgttgttggtggtgaagaagtcaagcggaaatggctgtatcaccacgagttgtaatgaaaacagcgccacctatcgtatcggatatgacatgcttttggccaatgattcgaattactcactgccatgttatgtatattgggataatagcagatgacccaaaagatagcatagtccgactaaagcaagattcgaattataccatcatgtaaacgcactgcaTGCCTCACCTCAAGCAGCTCACGAGAGCGTTGGATATTAAGGGTTACTAACTAGACGTGACCCTCTTGTCCCTGCAGCCAGGTCCGAGTGGAGGTTCCTTGCAACAGTCACATATGTCTGTCTGCTTGAGTGTCCACATACATATGTGCATATAGCCGTTCATAAATATATCAcatcatgaacagagccccggTCCCCCTAtgacccccactgaccctcatgaacagagccccggTCCCCCTAtgacccccactgaccctcatgaaccgAGCCCCGGTCCCCCTAtgacccccactgaccctcatgaacaaaGCCCCGGTCCCCCTATGACCCCCACTGGCCCTCATGAACTGAGCCCGGGTcctccactgaccctcatgaacagaattatttgtgtgtctaacacatGTAGCAAATAAATATTTCTGATTTTGAAGAAACATTTAGATCTGAATTTTCTGACCTGAATTGGCGTTGACAGTCCAACAATGGTGTTCATATTATTACTGTAGTAACCCAGGATGTATTCACAGTCATCTCTCGGCAAATCCTCCTCTGAAAATGTCACCTGATGAAGAATTGAACAGAAAGATGTGAGCCCTAAATTCAGCTGCTGCACAAAATAAACGTGTGCCTTTGAGTGTCCGACCTGTGAGACATGCTCTCCCTTGGCCCATATGTACGCCTGGTAATCTTTGTGATGTCTGAATCCAACCTGTGCAGAAGTAACACGTGGACATCGTTTTAATTCGACGCTGACACTGGCCAGCAAATTATAACAATTTTTCCTGAGCTTTTGTGCAACAACAATCAGAGAAAGAATCACCTTGTATATTGCTACCCAGTCCCATGAGCTGCGCTGATAAGTCAATGCAACAGTGAATCTGACTGTAGCGTCTGAGACTTTACACCATTCCTTGTctacctgcagctccaccaggGGCATATCCACCTTGAATGGGAACTAGAAAAAAGAGCACAATGTAGTTAAATAAAACAGAAGgaagcaataaaaaaaagagattttataGGGTATTTTGAGGAAATATTGTCTCACATGCAGCGAGAATAGGGCAGAAACGGGCTTGTGGTCGCTGATGGTGTAGCCCATGTGACTTCGGTACACATGCTGTGTCACTTTAGTCGCCCCACCTAACCACGAGGTCAGACCCCGCTGCAGCGCTGCATTGTGGGTAGGCACTGTGGAGCCGGTACGACGAGGGCGCCAGAGGATGCGATCTGTCCAGGCAGGTTTCCTCTTTTTTGCACTGACAGAAAAGAAGCAACAATGGAACAGGTGTTCGTGGTGGACAGCTACAGTTTAACAGGCCGTGGCCTCGAGAAAAATAACTGATGATGGGGGAAGTTTACGACTGGACGCACCTGGTGTCGTAAGTGTGAGTGCCTACATCAAACTTATAGGTGGGTGGGAATTTGAGTGGTCCCTCAATGAAGCCCTCAAGGATGGACTCTGTGTGTTTAGCCATGTTGAGCTGTGGAGTGGACAAATGAAAGGAAGAGCAGGTCAACCACCTGATTTCCTTCACCCTGACATAAGTGGACGTGTGTTCACTTTCTGCGACATCGCCCTCTGCTGGTAGTTGGTGATCAAAAGAAACATAGGTGGTGTAAAGCCTTCAAGAAAAGTCAAGGggcaaattatttaaaatgccTCACCTGATCTCGCTCCCACAGAAATGGCAGTTTATTGCTGTCGATGGCACATTTGACCACATGGATGTCATAGTCTTCAATACGGAAATTTAAATCCCCAAACCAAAAAACGACACTGGGGACAGAAAAGAAACCCCCGCAGAAggacacatttatatttaaaataggAAGGATGCGATTTGTAAAAGCAATTGTAAAGGCACTTTTATATAATCTATTTTACGATAATCTTTATGTTTACTGCTATCTCAAGAAAGCTGGGACATTCTTGGTCGAATAAAATGTGTGACTTGAAATTCAAGACTGAGCTTTTAATCATGCAATATGGCATTTAGGtgcaaataaaaactaaaacagaGTATTCTATGTGTGACTGTATACATTATGTATAGGTGGTAGATCTCCAGCTAAATGAATTAAAGTCATAATAAATGATGTCACCCACTCGTGGTCCAGCACACCAGTGGCAGTGCCTCCTtcaaactgctgctgctgcaggatgCTTTCAAAGTCCTCCATCCGCTGTTCCAGGTTCCTCATGTGAGCTGGCAGGTGACAGTTGAGAAAGCACACTGGGTGGCCAAACACTGTCATCCTCGCGCTGACGCCCCCTTTATTCCCCTGCGGATAATAAAAAAGGGTAAAGGGTAAAGAGAGGACACATTGTGGTTCAGGAGACAGAGCAGGTCGCTGGCCGAGCGTAAAGATAGTGGTTTTCGGTCCCCAGCTCTTCACTTAAGTCTAGAAAGGCGCTAAGTCcattagaataaataattaaatatatatatacaggactgtctcagaaaattagaatattgtgataaagttctttattttctgtaatgcaattaaaaaaacaaaaatgtcatgcattctggattcattacaaatcaactgaaatattgcaagccttttattcttttaatattgctgattatggcttacagcttaagaaaactctaaaatcctatctcataaaattttaatatttcctcagaccaagttaaaaaaaagatttataacagctgagtgtttgtccagaatgcatgacatttgtttttttaattgcattacagaaaataaagaacttcatcacaatattctaattttctgagacagtcctgtatatatatacagtgcatccggaaagtattcacagcgcttgatTTCccccacattttgttatgttacagccttattccaaaatggattaaattcattattttgctcaacattctacacataatgacccataatgacaaagtgaaaacagatttttgcacatttattaaaaataaagaatgaaaacataacattgtgACAAGCGTCTTGCCGTCACTGGTAGGTTCCCCTTTAAGCACCACGGAATGATCAGCCAGAGCGATAGTTCGTAATGTACTTTATTGGATACGACCAcagacagtgtctctgctccagcactccacctcgtcttcagcccgtccagctccttttgaagacaaagcctcgcagatacacacacacagattgtcatcagaccagctgatgacaatcagacaccgttccctgaaccacacccccgctccacccactctgcagccgagcttaaacacaccccactgccacaaacatgtacataagtattcacagcctttgctcaatactttgttgaagcacctttggcagcaattacagcctcaagtcttcttgggtatgattccacaagcgtggcacacctatttctgggcagtttctcccattcttctttgcagaacctctcaagttccatcaggttggatggggagcgtcggtgtacagccattttcagatctctccagagatgttcaatcgggttcaagtcagggctctggctgggccactcaaggaccttcacagagttgtccccaagccactcctttgttatctcggctgtgtgcttcgggtcgttgtcctgttggaagatgaaccgtcgccccagtctgaggtccagagcgctttggagcatgttttcatccaggatgtctctgtacattgctgcattcatctttccctcaaacCTGACTAGTcacccagttcctcccgctgaaaaacatccccacagcatgatgctgccaccaccgtgcttcactgtagggatggtattggccaggtgatgagcagtgcctggtttcctccagacatgacgcttggcattcaggccaaagagttcaatctttgtttcatcagaccagagaattttgtttctcatggtctgagaatccttcaggtgctttttttcaaactctaggcgggctgtcatgtgctttttactgaggagtggcttccgtctggccactctaccaaacaggcctgatttgtggagtgctgcagagctggttgtccttctggaaggttctcctctcttcatagaacaacgctggagctctgtcagagtgaccgtcgggttcctggtcacctccctgactaaggcccttctcccccgatcgctcagtctggctgggcggccaactctaggaagagtcctggtggttccaaacttctcccatgtccggatgatggaggccactgtgctcattgggactttcaatgctgcagaaatctttctgtacccttcgccagatctgtgcctcgatacaattctgtctcggaggtctatagataattccttgaacttcatggcttggtttatgctctgatatgcactgtcaactgtgataccttatatagacaggtgtgtgcctttctcaatcatgtccaatcaactgaatttagcacaggtggactccaatcaaacatctcaaggatgatcggtggaaacaggatgtacctgagctacattttgagtgtcatggcaaaggctgtgaatacttatgtacatgttatgttttcgttctttatttttaataaatgtgcaaaaattagcaaaaaacagttttcactttgtcattatgggttgttgtgtgtagaatgttgaggaaaataatgaatttaatccattttggaataaggctgtaacacaacaaaatgtggaaaaagtgaagcgctgtgaatactttccatatGCACTGTATATACGTTGAGCGAGCACAAATCAACCATATCTGTGTTCAGGGACAAAGTCAGGGTGTTTGTTTCTGACTGAGTCACAGAACCAGAAAGCCAGACAGCCTGCTGCTGCACTGACCTCAAAGAGAAGGAGACTGCACCAGCAGCAGCCAGGGTTGATGCTGACATCGGCACGCACAGGAAGGTCACACACTGACATatgcactcacacatgcacgcgcCTGCTGGCAGGAGGGAGCACACACACCACTTTTCTGTACCCCATTCCCCTAAATTCCAGTGACACAAATGTAGTAGCGTGACAAATGTCAGAGTTAAGAGCGGCGCTCTTTACTGCATCACACGTACCCAATATCCCCCGAGCCCTGTGCGTGTACTCTCAGTCTGTACCCCTCGGAGGAATGGGAGATGGCAGAATTTAGAGAAAACCAGCAGCAACACTCCCTGCATACGCTGGGATGCCACCTACAGGGACGGGAAAGATGAGAAATATAATATCAATGCAGCAGATTAGATTTTATAATAAAGGATAGGagtgagaagagaaaaaaacagtatGAAAGATGAGAAGAAATTTAACTCCTTACTGACCAAAACATATCCAAAAGGACTCAGCTTGTCCATGCAGAGCTCACTCCACTGATCTGAGAAAATAGCATCCTTCAGTCGCTTGTTTATCATGGAGTTGACTTCCTGGAGTCTGTGTGGTgccagagaagaagagaaaagtcaTCAAAAGGACAGTGATGGGTAACAGGCGGAGGAGACGCATCCAAATGAGCACAGATGACTGAGTGGGCACTCGCGGCTGTCTCCCTGGCACAGCTGAGTCGGGTGGAAAGACTTGCTTACCCGATGATGAACATGTCAACGCTCCCATCGGAAACATTTGGTCCAAACAGAGAGGTGATGTCATCTGGAGGGACAGCCGATCCCACGTTCCATGTGACAATGTACACCCTGTCAGAGGATAGAGACGTTGGAAATGCTGCATTTGATTTAAGTACTTTATGTGGTATACTGTAGGTGAAAGAGGACAGAAGCTGTGCTGTAATCCTCAGAGAAATAACTTATCAGCACACAGAATATATATAGGCACAATTACCTCAATGATGactaagggtgtgtgtgtgtgtgcatttatgtgTTTGAAAGAGAAAGGGATAGAGCTAACTGTCCTTTAAAATTAAACTACCACTGCTATACAGAAACACCAGATCTAAAGCTAACATTTatagaataaatatatcatattatgTCAAGAAATAGGGAAACATTTCAAAATCCAAGGTGGACTTTCTTCTAAAGTCTTATTTTGTCCAACAAACAGTCCAAAACCTAAAGCGATATAGTTTTCTATTATAGAAGACCAATAAGCCAACAACTGGACACATTTGTGAAGCTGGAACCCGTGAGTATTAGCCATTATACTTTAAATATGACTATTAATAAATCATTAAAATAGTTTCCAATTTTTTTCTTCCGAATCGATAAAAGAACAACATCATCAGTACATCAATCATTACATTGAGCTGGTTGCTATTTGACTTCATAATTTTTGCCAACACATGAAAAAAGTTTTAGCAATAggactaattaattaattaaaggaCCACATTGGGATTTTAGCATTTcagcaaataaatacaataaatacaattcattCAAAGATTATTTTCAAATGCCTATAACGTTAAAACGATTGTACATGAACTGGATATTTGCTTGAGATATAAAATATTAGTTTTTGTCAATGTTTGTGTTATTTCTGAACTGAAGTGTTTTGAAAACTTTAAGAACACCTCCATGAATAAGATTTGAGAGGTGGCTAATGTCCTAattcacattttcatttaagaaatattcttgttttcttatttttctgctAAATCTAGTTGCCACACAACATAGCTGATATGTGTGATGCTTCTCAGCAGCAGAGTCCTAAAGGTCGGCCTCTCCACAACACCTTGAGACAgtgttctcctccatctccttctctcagTGAAATGTGCAGCTGTGattcaggtcacatgacctggcAACACGTCAGCGTTCTCACAGCCACTGACTGCAGGACAGCTCCTGAACAACATTCAGAATCCCTTGTGGCAATCACACATATTTTAATAACGGTGTTATTAATTGCCTCACCTGAAGTCATTGTTTTCTCCAGCTGGCTTCTCAGACTGCACTTGTTTCTGTGTGGAGCTCCCGGTGGAGGGGGCCCTCTGAGGCTGAGGACTGAGACTGGGTTTTGGGTTTAGACTCGAAGGGAGGCCAGGATTAGGGCTCAGGTAAGGCTGGCTGGTGTAAGACTGAGGGCTGCGGGGACTCTGAGGACTGTGGCGCCAGATGGAGGTCTCTGTCGGGGAATGTGACAGGACGTTGGCACTCTGAGGTCCTGGGATACAAACTGGGATTAAATCTATTTCCTTGGAGGGGTCCACGGAGATTCTGGTCGATTTTGGAGCCGGTTTAGTTCCGAGAGCAGTCGGTCTCGGCCGGCTTATGCTCACCAGTGTTGCTGGGGTGGTTCCAGACTGCATTTGGTCTGTCACTTTTACAGGTGCAGCTGCAGCCTGCATGATGCTCAATCCAGGCTGTTTCTTgagctcctctgattggctgatgagAGGTGCTTCCTGGATCGTGAACTGTGGAGGTAAAGCCGGACCGACTGCGATCGACATGCAGGGTCCAGGTTGCACTCTGGGTCCAAAGGGGTCAGTGCCGATCGGTTTCTGCTGCGTGCGATCCATCAACCTGAAACCTGCAGTATGTGGATGATTATGACATTTATcttcaaaagaaaagacaatttGACATAGAAGACGACGCTTGCAGGGATCGTTCTTTGCCCTTCGCCGTGCCGTGCACCCAACGACCGCTCAGTGAGTCCTTGGGAAACCGGTGCAGCAGCAATGGGTTTGTGGCAGCTGAGAGCATTCCTCATTTTATATTGAGCACCTGTCCAACTCACGCTGCCCAGGCATCACTGATGACGTTATCATGAGGAGACAATAGGGCTGAGGCAGTGACGAGAGAAGTATTCACATCCCGGTTACAAGTCTTGCATTTGAGCATCAAAGTACCGAGACCAGACTGGCTCGTTTCAGAATAACTTAAATATCATTGGATTATAACAATGGATGCTTTAATGTGCAAGCTTTACATCTTCTGTTTCAAcatctatatgcatgtatatgcaGGTGGTATGATAACTATTGCATACACTGCTGAGcatcatttatttgtggatTAGATTTTACATTAGTAATTTCAATCTGCTGTTAAAATGTTCAGATAGATGTAGTGGAGTAAATGTACTCAATTATTTCCCACGAGTGGGCTGAGGAACTAACTTTGTACCTCCATCCTAGAATATATCCTTGTTGCCTAGCAACATTAATTAGCCTTctgaccctttttttttacgaaGACAGAACCGTGGGTGATAATTATGGGATGGCATCACAGTGTAAAGCGGGTTAAGTGATACACATTTGATCTCTTTCTCGGGGGCACAGTTCACACACAGCAGATAAAGAAGCAGCACACAATGTCAACAGACAGTGTAGGTCACAAGGAAGGTAGGAGGACAAGGGCCTCTCCTCCCACCATCTTGTTTATGTGCTCTGCCACTTAGAAATGATACACCCCTGTTAATCATTCATGAAATGCAAATGAGGCTCTCTTCGTGACAGAGCATCTCATGTGACCACAGTTGTAACCTGAACAGAGCGTTGACTAATGGCCATAAGCAGGTTGGAAATTAATTCactttaaaagtaaaaagacaacTTTCACAGGAGCACAGAAGTATAAAGTGGGCCCTCTTTCACATGTCATAGTCCATGAGTCTGAATGACAGCTCCGCTATCTTCAAAGGTTGCGAGCAAAGCACAATTACACATGCACATTCAACACAAACACGCAGCTGCAGTGATATCACCCTCGTGAAAACATCTGTCTTACCATTTAGgcgtttttttaataaaatatattattccgTTTCCAAGGTGAACCGCAAAGGTTGATCTCCAAATTTCCCAGAGGGGAACAGCATCCGTGCGCTTTCGCCTCACACGCCAATCAACGCGACGGGGGATGTTACACAAAGGCGACCCGCACGATGTCCGGTCCACGATGTCCAGTCCGCGAACAGTCCGACCAGCCAGCCTGCAGGACGGATGCGACCTGTCGGGAGCCTGAGCGCACGCCTCCGTCACGGGGCAGACCGCGCGCCGCGGGGCTGTCAAGACAGGAGGCGGTCACGGTCGATGCGTCCGGTCTCCTTCATGTTGGTGTTTACGCGGAGAGACAACAGCTGATTGCACCTCATCCTACACGTCACTGTCTGTAGCGGAACAGCTGTGCACTTTGCCGTCCGCCGGCACCTCCTGCACACCCGCGGTTCAGCGACCCATCACGCGCGCTCTcggtgcatctctctctctctctcctcccccctctccctcctccctcctccctctctctccctctacctgAGGGGGTGGGCAGGAGAGGAAAAGCTAAACTAAAATCACCTGGCAAAGTGCATCGGCCAGAAATAATTGAGCATCTGTCCTCTCGGTGACGCATTAATCTTATTCGTGCGGCACTGGTGGGGGAATTGATCAGCATGCCAATATTAAAATATTGCTCTGGCAAACCTATCTGTGATATGCAATCAATGAAGTAAGGCTGCAAATAAAACGGTGTGTGAGCGTAGGCTATCGGCCTAAAGTTCAATTTATAGTCACTATGTAAAAAATTATTGATTACATTATTAAATTATGAAGATAAATATTATCCAAATTTCTTGAAAATATAACCTgagagtataataataatagctttAGTTCTAGTGTAACAGACTGTCTCCGGTGTTTTGGTATTGGTGATGCTATGTCCCTTCGGGATTGCCGTAGAGAGGAAAAGTAACGGGAGTTGgggggacaaaataaataaatgaagagtgAAGCCGTGGGCTGAACGCCATGTGTGATCTTGTTACCATGTTATAAATGCACCTCACACATCCAGAATGCTCGGTTatattagtttagtttatacATTACATGAACTGTACAGCCTTAGTGGTGACCTGCAGGGTGTGTTCGCCCACGGTGTTCGGGCCCTTCAGCTGCTATTCCGAACTCTAAACTGGGCTCAATGCAGACTACATCAACCACACTGTGCTGTGTTCAAGTGTGTGCCACAATGAAGGTGGATTATGTTGTTTCTCTTATCTACACGACGGCAGGTCATTACTGTGTCTACATGGCCGTGTGTTTACAACCCAGCTCGGCTGTCAGAGGGGAAACACTCCCCTGGCTGTACAAGACTCATCGtggtaagtaagtaaatacagtaaatctaataataataataataataataataagtaaatacagtacataaataaatacattatatgaatgaacacacacatatatatatatatgaatgaatatatatatatatgaatgaatatatatatatatagataggtagatagatagatagatagatggatacaaTAACAATACAGAACTGCAAGTGCTTTCTGGTCCACTAAGGGTAACTCAAAAATGTGAAATTTTCACATGAGATTATCATTGTGACAGGTGTCTCGCCATCACTGGTAGGTTCCCCCTTTAAGCCACACGGAATGAGCAGCCAGAGTGATGTTTTGTAATATCCTTTATTGTACCCGACCACAGGcagtgtctctgctcggcactccaccccgtcttcagtccatccagctccttttgaagacaaagcctcgcagatacacaaacacagattgtcatcagctggtctgatcagacaccgttccctgaaccacacccccgctccacccactctgcagcagagcctaaacaccccccgctgccacaatcaTTAACAATATATGGGTTACTGATATAATTTTGAACTTTTTCAGAACAAGACGCAGCTGACCAGACTGTTAGAACTGTCCTTAAAATATGAGGAGTTTGGTTTCTTGTACCCAACAATGAGTCTGCAATTGCCCTGACACTGAGTGTGAGAGGGACTTCTCCACCATGATCAGGGCCATACATACTTTTCACAATGAGATTTGCTGCTTTAATGTATCACTAGTTTAAGCTACTTGCTTTTAAGGTCTAAACGTTGATGTATTTGCAGGTGAAGACAAACATCCACAAAAAGCTGCAAGGAGGCCATCTTGCAGCCTGTTGCGGATCTCCATAAATGGGCCAGACATTTCTGACTTTGCATATCGAGAGGCGGTGGAGATGTTCTTCCAAAGGCCGTCATTTTAAGGATGTAGATGGGCTTCAAAACAAAAAATCCTAATTTCTCTACTTTGCTTCATAAAAATGCCAATTCCAGTTCAAGATGAGGCGTGATGTGTAATgatcacacatgcatacattctGCATttgatgaaaacacacacaaagggccTCATGACGACAGCCAGTCTGGGTCAAACATCTGCAACTCAGTGACCAGACGGATTGTCTCTGAAGGGATGTCTTAACTCCACCGTCTGtgaattaaagctgcattcaagTCCCACTGAAGTCCCACTTTGAGGGAATTCCAAGTCTTTTTGAAGCTGTTTTTTCAGTTTCATCATTTGAACCCATAAAAGAATCAAAATACCAAATAACTTACTATGGGAATGAAATCATCTGAGAGGTGGGTGAGGAGCTACATTTAATGGTTGTTGTCTCAGAATGAACCCTTAAAGAAATCAGATACCACTTcacagatgacatcacagagcaCAGGACCAGAGGATATAAATAGAAGTGACTTTCAGTATAGCCTCCACCAGTGTGTACGATTCCCGCCAACATACCGACACAGCCGATAGGACACCATGGAGCCGGAGGGACTCTGAGAGGGCGCAGTCTTGTGCCACTAGTATAAAGGGTTTAGGGGTAGGGGTTATAGGGTTAAGCCCAAGTCTCAAGCCcaagacaaacacaaatattaaCCATTTACAATGTCCTAGCCGACCAGTTTGGAGGAGTTGCTGATTAATGTATCAGGA
The window above is part of the Pseudoliparis swirei isolate HS2019 ecotype Mariana Trench chromosome 15, NWPU_hadal_v1, whole genome shotgun sequence genome. Proteins encoded here:
- the LOC130205386 gene encoding inositol polyphosphate 5-phosphatase K yields the protein MDRTQQKPIGTDPFGPRVQPGPCMSIAVGPALPPQFTIQEAPLISQSEELKKQPGLSIMQAAAAPVKVTDQMQSGTTPATLVSISRPRPTALGTKPAPKSTRISVDPSKEIDLIPVCIPGPQSANVLSHSPTETSIWRHSPQSPRSPQSYTSQPYLSPNPGLPSSLNPKPSLSPQPQRAPSTGSSTQKQVQSEKPAGENNDFRVYIVTWNVGSAVPPDDITSLFGPNVSDGSVDMFIIGLQEVNSMINKRLKDAIFSDQWSELCMDKLSPFGYVLVASQRMQGVLLLVFSKFCHLPFLRGVQTESTRTGLGGYWGNKGGVSARMTVFGHPVCFLNCHLPAHMRNLEQRMEDFESILQQQQFEGGTATGVLDHDVVFWFGDLNFRIEDYDIHVVKCAIDSNKLPFLWERDQLNMAKHTESILEGFIEGPLKFPPTYKFDVGTHTYDTSAKKRKPAWTDRILWRPRRTGSTVPTHNAALQRGLTSWLGGATKVTQHVYRSHMGYTISDHKPVSALFSLHFPFKVDMPLVELQVDKEWCKVSDATVRFTVALTYQRSSWDWVAIYKVGFRHHKDYQAYIWAKGEHVSQVTFSEEDLPRDDCEYILGYYSNNMNTIVGLSTPIQINIPVHSPTAHRSDCSDASSEDDSTLVLLVPNSRSPSPQIGKQNHRHRRSRSPAVSALSTNPLPSLQGLSLCPRSKECRSCSRSPSKMERLVSPDPVVSPVNHPLSPRSPVSPGGGVTAPEALIAAILGEHRPAQISPTGAKSIRKTGETDTA